TCGCTACCGCTGTAAGCCAGCAGAGATTCCTGACCAATGTGCCGATATCCTGATTGTCGATGAAGCAGCCGCGTTACCAGTAAATATCTTGGAATGCGCCCTCAGCTTTGATCGGATCGTGTTTGCGACAACTGTTCACGGATACGAAGGAGCTGGAAGGGGATTCTCCCTTCGATTCAAGGGAACACTGACTGATAGCGACCACACAGTACATGAAGTTGACCTTAAAAAGCCAGTACGGTACGCTGAGGCTGATCCGATTGAGGTCTGGATGTTCGAAGCATTACACTTAAACGCAAAACCAGCCGTTGAGCAACGGGTAACCGATATATCCCTCGATGCACCTGAGTATCGTTCCATCAGTCCTGAAGCATTGATGAAAGATCGGCAACTGCGACACGAGATATTTGGAATCTTGGTATATGCACATTATCAGACAGAACCGAATGACATACACCGGATACTGGATAGTCCGAACACAGCGATCCGAGCGATAGTTGACGATCAAACGGTACTGGCAGTTGCAGTGGTTGCACGAGAAGGAGGCCTTAGTGAGGATCAGCGGAGGCGGATGTACAGGCGGTACAAGGCGACTGCCCCGGGGCTTGACCCCGGGGTGAGTTCACGAAGGGAATCAGGTCAGAGGGAATATGATCCCAGACGTACTGACTGGACAGCTTCGAGACGAACAGGCAGGGGAGCCAATTGGTGCGCGCGTCCTACGGATTGCAACGCACCCAGTGATACAATCAAAAGGATTTGGAACACGACTTCTATCGGAACTGGAAAGGGAACTAGAGACAGGTATCAGAGAATGGCCAGGAACAATTGACTGGCTTGGTGTTGCATATAGTGCTACAACAGACCTACTGAGATTCTGGCAAAGGAACGGGTATCAAACAATACATTTTGGGACAAAAAGGAACGAGAAAAGCGGTAAGTACTCTGTGATCATGCTACAACCGCTAACAGCAGTCGGCAGAGAGTTGTTTAATCGAACATCAAGACGGCTGTCATCACGAATTCGGCATGTTATTGCAGATGCACTCAGTGAGGCGGACGCAGGGATTATTCAAGCCGTGCTGAGTAGTATTGAGTATGAAACACTGGAAGTACCGCCAATGACAGAGTGGGAGTGGAATGTCGTCGTCAGTGTAGCCTATGGCCCTGGCAACATGGACGTCGCCCCTCGTCCGTTTAGTATTCTCACACTGCGATATTTTGCGGATCCCAGTACAGATACTAGTGAGCTCACAACACAGCAACAACAGTTGCTTGTAATGCGAGCGTTACAGTATCGAAGTTGGGAAGAAGCTGCTGCCAAGTTGGAATACCATTCAGCAAGCGAGTGCCGGCGTGCTATTGGAGATGCCTGTAAGCCGCTGATCAAGCAATACAGTCAAGAGAAGGTTGATGAGTTGGTGGATCGATTTGATAATAACTGAATTTCTGGCGCTCATCTCGAGGCTACTAGCAATTTGGTTGGAATCCCAGAGACAATTGTAATGCTTGTCGGATTGGTACTGTACTGAATCAGTGTAGGAGGTGCTGAACCTGAACTAGTGATTACCTTGTTTGCAATTTTATTTACCATCAATTCATAAACCTATGTTGCTAATTACTGCCGGGGATACAGTACTGTAGTCGAAGCTTTTCGATCAGGGATTTAGGATTCAAGCGGGTAGTTGAGTAATGCGAGTCTTACTCGAGGACTACAAGTGGATCGCCTGTATCAACGTTCTGACCAGCCTCGATTGGTACCTCAGAGACAGTGCCACCAGTTTCAGCGACAATGTCGTTCTCCATTTTCATTGCTTCGAGTACACAGACAACATCACCAGCACCAACCTCGTCACCTTCATCGACGTTGACATCAAGGATTGTACCTTGCATTTCCGCCTCAATCACTTCGCCCGCACCACTGGTGGTTGTGCTACTATCTTCTGCAGCGTCCGGTCTTTCAGCGAGTCCACCACTGGAATCCTGTTCTGTAGCGATCGTTGGCGGATCATGTTCCTCAAGGTCAACGTCAAAACG
This portion of the Salinarchaeum sp. IM2453 genome encodes:
- a CDS encoding GNAT family N-acetyltransferase, producing MDWLGVAYSATTDLLRFWQRNGYQTIHFGTKRNEKSGKYSVIMLQPLTAVGRELFNRTSRRLSSRIRHVIADALSEADAGIIQAVLSSIEYETLEVPPMTEWEWNVVVSVAYGPGNMDVAPRPFSILTLRYFADPSTDTSELTTQQQQLLVMRALQYRSWEEAAAKLEYHSASECRRAIGDACKPLIKQYSQEKVDELVDRFDNN